Proteins co-encoded in one Arthrobacter alpinus genomic window:
- the alaS gene encoding alanine--tRNA ligase: MKSHDIARRWVDFFASKSHTPVPSASLVSSDPSLLFTVAGMVPFIPYLTAREVPPFKRATSVQKCIRTGDIEEVGKTVRHGTFFQMCGNFSFGDYFKETAIPYAWELLTSSIADGGFGLPADRLWVTVYEEDDEALEIWRDKVGFPEERIQRIGKEDNYWSTGQPGPAGPCSEIFYDRGAEYGVEGGPIADETRYIEIWNLVFMQYQIDNVTSKVDFDVVGELPNKNIDTGLGLERLAMILQGVENMYETDQVRPVLDKAAELSGKEYTSTEDPADPHHIDDVRMRVVADHIRSALMLISDGVTPSNEGRGYVLRRLIRRAVRSMRLLGVETAVLPELLPVSRDAMKGAYPEVETDFARISRIAYAEEKSFLRTIASGTARLEEAVKESKAANSNLSATEAFALHDTYGFPIDLTLEMAGEAGLAVDEAGFRALMLEQRQRAQKDAKSKKSGHADLSVFHELLAQGETVFTGYTELEGEGRVRSILANGVSVQHASTGDEISLVLDATPFYAEAGGQSADTGLITGDGFVVEVLDVQKPIKGLSVHKAIVREGELPADALVRAAVDRERRHAAEQAHTGTHIVHAALHQILGPEATQRGSYNKAGYLRFDFAWGEGLSTATRSEIEEVANIAIRNNYRVDTKVMDLDAAKALGAMALFGENYGSEVRVVEIDGAWSRELCGGTHVASTSRIGSLTLLGEQSVGSGNRRVEAFVGLDSFRHLAAERALVSSLTDMLKVPSNLLAERVSATLLKLKNAEKQLEQLRKEQLSAAAATLVGSAVDANGVRVIAHDAGEVSSADDLRGLALDLRDRLGSAPSTIAVAGASNGRPIILVVTNEAAREAGVKAGNLVKLASGILGGGGGGKPDMAQGGGQDVNAIGAALAAVSDAVANRS, from the coding sequence ATGAAATCGCACGACATTGCACGCCGCTGGGTAGATTTTTTCGCCAGCAAGTCACACACCCCCGTGCCCTCGGCCTCACTGGTGTCCTCCGACCCGTCACTGCTCTTCACGGTGGCAGGCATGGTTCCCTTCATTCCCTACCTGACAGCCCGCGAGGTGCCGCCGTTCAAGCGCGCCACCAGCGTGCAAAAGTGCATCCGCACCGGCGACATTGAAGAAGTGGGCAAGACGGTCCGGCACGGCACGTTCTTCCAGATGTGCGGTAACTTCTCCTTTGGAGATTACTTCAAGGAAACCGCCATTCCCTACGCCTGGGAACTGCTGACAAGCTCAATAGCCGACGGCGGCTTCGGCCTCCCAGCCGATCGGCTGTGGGTCACGGTGTACGAGGAAGACGACGAGGCCCTGGAAATCTGGCGCGACAAAGTGGGCTTCCCCGAGGAGCGCATCCAGCGCATTGGCAAGGAAGACAACTACTGGTCCACGGGCCAGCCCGGCCCGGCCGGCCCGTGCTCGGAGATCTTCTATGACCGCGGCGCCGAGTACGGTGTTGAGGGCGGGCCCATCGCCGATGAAACCCGTTACATTGAAATCTGGAACCTCGTGTTCATGCAGTACCAGATTGACAACGTCACCTCCAAGGTTGACTTTGACGTGGTAGGCGAGCTGCCCAACAAGAACATCGACACGGGCCTGGGCCTGGAGCGTTTGGCCATGATTCTCCAAGGCGTGGAGAACATGTACGAGACCGATCAGGTCCGCCCCGTCCTGGACAAGGCCGCAGAGCTGTCCGGCAAGGAGTACACCTCCACCGAGGACCCGGCAGATCCGCACCACATTGACGATGTCCGCATGCGCGTTGTCGCCGACCACATCCGTTCAGCCTTGATGTTGATTTCCGACGGCGTCACCCCCTCCAACGAAGGCCGCGGCTATGTGCTGCGCCGCCTGATCCGCCGTGCCGTGCGCTCCATGCGCCTCCTCGGTGTGGAAACCGCTGTGTTGCCGGAGCTGCTGCCAGTGTCCCGTGACGCCATGAAGGGCGCTTACCCCGAGGTTGAGACTGACTTCGCCCGGATCTCACGTATTGCTTACGCCGAAGAGAAATCCTTCCTGCGCACCATCGCCAGCGGCACCGCCCGTTTGGAAGAAGCCGTCAAGGAATCCAAGGCTGCCAACAGCAACCTCTCTGCCACTGAGGCGTTCGCGTTGCATGACACCTACGGTTTCCCGATCGATCTGACCCTGGAAATGGCTGGCGAAGCTGGGCTGGCCGTGGATGAGGCCGGCTTCCGTGCCCTCATGCTCGAGCAGCGCCAGCGTGCCCAGAAGGATGCCAAGTCCAAGAAGAGCGGCCACGCCGACCTTTCCGTCTTCCACGAGCTGCTGGCTCAGGGCGAGACGGTGTTTACCGGTTACACCGAGCTGGAAGGTGAGGGCCGTGTGCGCTCCATCCTGGCTAACGGCGTCTCGGTGCAGCACGCCTCAACCGGCGATGAAATCTCGCTAGTTCTGGACGCCACCCCGTTTTACGCTGAGGCAGGTGGCCAGAGTGCAGATACCGGCCTCATCACCGGTGACGGCTTCGTTGTCGAGGTGCTGGATGTTCAGAAGCCCATCAAGGGCCTGAGCGTCCACAAGGCCATTGTGCGCGAAGGCGAACTGCCAGCCGACGCCTTGGTGCGTGCCGCCGTGGACCGGGAACGCCGCCACGCCGCCGAACAGGCGCACACCGGTACGCACATTGTGCACGCCGCCCTGCACCAGATCCTCGGCCCGGAAGCCACCCAGCGTGGCTCCTACAACAAAGCCGGCTACCTGCGCTTTGACTTTGCCTGGGGAGAAGGCCTGAGCACGGCAACGCGCTCGGAAATTGAAGAAGTGGCCAACATCGCCATCCGCAACAACTACCGCGTGGACACCAAGGTCATGGACCTGGACGCCGCCAAGGCCCTAGGCGCAATGGCACTGTTCGGCGAGAACTACGGTTCCGAGGTGCGCGTTGTAGAGATCGACGGCGCCTGGTCCCGTGAGCTCTGCGGTGGCACCCATGTGGCAAGCACCTCTCGCATCGGCTCCCTGACCCTGCTCGGTGAGCAGTCAGTTGGTTCCGGAAACCGCCGTGTTGAAGCCTTTGTTGGTCTGGATTCCTTCCGCCATTTGGCCGCCGAGCGCGCCCTGGTCAGCTCGCTGACCGACATGCTCAAGGTTCCCTCCAATTTGCTGGCGGAACGCGTCTCCGCAACCCTATTGAAGCTCAAGAATGCGGAAAAGCAGTTGGAGCAGCTCCGCAAGGAACAGCTCAGCGCCGCCGCGGCCACACTGGTGGGCTCCGCTGTGGACGCCAACGGAGTTCGGGTGATTGCTCACGATGCCGGTGAAGTCAGCAGTGCTGATGATCTGCGCGGGCTGGCCCTTGACCTGCGCGATCGTCTCGGCTCAGCGCCGTCGACCATTGCCGTGGCAGGTGCCAGCAATGGCCGCCCCATCATCTTGGTGGTCACCAACGAGGCCGCCCGCGAGGCAGGCGTCAAGGCCGGCAACCTGGTCAAGCTGGCCTCGGGCATCTTGGGTGGTGGCGGCGGTGGTAAGCCGGACATGGCTCAGGGCGGCGGCCAGGACGTCAACGCTATCGGCGCCGCACTGGCTGCCGTCAGCGATGCCGTGGCGAATCGATCCTAG